The following DNA comes from Methanothrix sp..
TGGGGATCGCACTCGTTGGAACGGCGCAGGTAGTCGAGAGCCCGCAGGCTGCCGCCGCCCTGGCCGAAGATGGCGCCCCGGTTCTTGAGAGCTACGGGATTCCTGGGATCCGCGGCTAGGGCTCGCGTGGCGCACTCCCTGGCGCGCGGCAGGTCGCACGCCCGCTGGTAGGCGAGCGCCAGGGGTACGCGGTACGGGGCGCGAGCTGAAGGCTGCGGTGTAGCAGCTCAATGCCCCAGTCGAGCTGGCCGAGGTCCACGTTGCAGAGACCAAGATTGTAGGGGAGATCGGAATCGTCTGGATCCTGACGGAGGAGCTCCTCTAGGTAGGTGCGGGCCTCGTCGAGCAGGCCGGAGGCGAGGTGCTGGTGGCGCGGGAGAGGGTAGTCGGACATTGCAGGCGTAGATGAGCGGCAATTATTAAAATCGTTATCCTGGCAGGTCTTCAACATGTCTACGATTTTAATTCAGCAGCTTTTTAAGCCAATAAGATAGCATAGAAGCATGAATAATTGGACTGTATGGGAAAAACATAAAACCATTGTAAGAGGGTCCTTTAGTATTCTCATTTTATCGGTCATTACAATCTTTTATTTTATATTTTCTATTGTTTATTTATATTTGTTTTCTACAACCATTGGCGATAAACTGGGATTTTTTAGCATATTTATTGGATTATTAAGTATAGATATTGCAATATTTAGTTTAATCGATACTACGAAACAACTTAATGGCGTCCAAGCAGATTATTGGAATGTAAGAGGGATAGACGCCAAAAATAAAAGCAAGACATTCCGTAATCAAGGCAAATGTGATGAAGCCGTTGAGGCTTATGAAGAGGCCATTCAGGCTTTCGATAAAGTTATCGCATTAGATCCTGAAAATGTGAAATCCAGGATCAATAAAGGCAATGCATTTTCTGATCAAGGCAAGCACTACGAAGCTATCCAAGCGCATGATAAGGCTGATTTGGCATATTCAAAGGCAATTGAATTCTACGACGAGGCTCTCGATATAGATCCTAAAAATGCAAAAGCCTGGAACAACAAAGGCACTGTACTTCGAGATAAAAGCAAGTACAATGAGGCCATTCAAGCTTATAAAGAAGCTATCAAATTAGATCCTAAATTAGTTCTTGTTTTGAATAACAAGGGAGACGCCTTGCATCATCAAGGCCACTACAATGAAGCCATTAGGGATTATGAAAAAGCTATCGAGCTAGATCCAAGATACGCATTGACTTGGAACAATAAAGGCAAGGCACTCTTTGATCAAGGAAAGTATGATGAAGCAATTCAAGCTTATGAAAAAGCTATCGAGCTAGATCCCAAGAATACACAATGGTGGTTCGCTAAAGGCCATGCACTTGAAATCCAAAAAAGATACGAACAAGCCCTTCATGCCTACGATAAGGCCATTGAGTTCGATCCACAAAATTTAGCTGCATGGAATAATAAGGGCAATGTATTTCGCGAAAATGGCAAATATATAAAAGCTATTAACGCTTATAATAAAGCCCTCGAAATTAATCCCCAAGACGCAATGGTTTGGACTAATAAAGGTTGGGCACTCTGCCTTTGGAACAAGCACACTCTTGCCATCGAATATTTTGATAAAGCAATCAAAATAGATCAAAACTATGCATTGGCCTGGAGAAACAAAGGCTCAGCACTTGAAGAATTAGGAAGATATGAAGAGGCCATCTACTGCTATGAAGCTGCAATCAGATTAGATAAAAATGATGTCCAAAGCTGGAACAGCAAAGGAAATGCATTTTTTAGCCGAGGTAAATATATTGATGCTCTAGCGGCTTATGATAAGGCTATTGAGTTCGATCAAAAAAATGCGAATATATGGTTTAATAAAGGCAATGCTTTAGCAATTTTAGGGAGGCTCGTAGATGCCCTTAAATGCTATAACTTGGCAAATGGACTCGACCCAAATTTTGCGTTAGCTTGGTACAATAAAGGTATTGCTCTCCATGAATTGGGCAGGCATAAAGAAGCTCAAAACGCCATAAATAAAGCTAAAGAGCTTGGATTCGAAGATTTTTAATCTCTAAATAATACGTACCTTTTCATTACTTTCACCCTGCCCCTTTGTCCTCGCCCTGATTATACTCGGAGCACTTTGTTCTTTATCTTGACCAAGAATGGCCGCAGATCCTCCACCAGTTCATAGTCAAAGCCTGCGCGATCTTAAACAAATTTTTAGACGATTTACAATTTCAAGATGGTCAAGAAGTATAATGATCAATATCCCCTGGAAAAGATATTATTCTAGGGTTTGAACAAATTGGATATATATATGGTATAATGATCTTTTTTTTCTCAACTAAATTCATCGCATCACACATGACCTTATAGAAGGAATTAATATTTGGATTTAATTTAAATCTTTTTAGTGATAGGCCATATAAATCTTTTGCAACAGGTATTCGTGTTACATTATTGATGAATAGATCTGCCTTTTCTAATCCTTCATCGGGCGATGTCATTTGATTTGCCAAACTCTTAAATATCTTTGCTTCCTCAAGGTCCTTAAATTTCTTAAACTTTATTGTATCATCGGATAAATTTCTATCAGGAAATCTCGATTTATGCTCAACATAAAAACCATTTATAATATAGTCTGGTTCTGTTTTTGGATTCCCAAATTCTATATCGAACCCCATTTCTTTCAGTTTATATGCGACAGCAAGTTCATCAGATTGGCTATGAGCCTTCCTTAAAAGGTCATCAAGATTATCAAGGGGAATGTCTGTTTGTTCCGCCTCTAATTTTTTATAAAAGCCAGTAACCAAACTAGCTATTTGTTTAACAACTTCTCCAGCCCTATCTAGTTTGATTTTATGTCCAGGAATATTTTCACATAGCTTTAGATAATACGGCAGCAATATACAAACATCCCAGCTAGGTGTTACTAATGGATATTTGCGATCCAAATCTAAACATTGTTTCATAATTTTAGCATCTCTATATATAAGAGATGCCATTAATTTACTGAGATTCAATTTTTCCCTATATTCTTGCCAAGAGTCTAAAATCATCTGCACATTAATATCTTTTTCATACCAATCTAAGTTTAAGACAAAATTAGGCAACCCATCGACTCCAAGATGATGCGAATCAATAACGATAGGAGCATAAGCTTTATCCATATGCACTTCAAGATCCATCCAGTTACCTTCATATCTCTTAAGCGATCTATAATCAGACTGAATAATTATTTTATCATTTATCAAAAATATATAGCCTAACTCCATAGGGATGCATTGGCATTTGGCACCGGGATCAACAAATAATCTTCGATTGATCGAAAACTTATCAAATTCCATAGATTGTCCTCTTCAGTCAATATTTATAAATCCCTCTAGTAAATGTCTTAGTTGCTACAATGAAATACCGAAAATGGAAAATGACTGCTTCAGGACCTTCCTCATAAATTGCCAGAATATCTTCGCGACTCAACGAAGTGGATATGCTTAACTCTGATGAAGAGAGGGAATTATCTGGATCGATACCCTTCTTTAGGATTTGATGAGAATTGCGCCCCTCCATTATTACGGTTATATGATTGCAATTAATATTTAAATTTTGGGCCGATTATCGTACGTTATGATTCATGAAGTATCGGAAGGAAAAAAGAGGTTCGGCTGGGTGGCTGAATAGTTACAAATAGCATTCCAACAGCCATCTCCTTTTTAGGCCTTGTTCCTCTCTCCTAAGGTCTCGAACTCGAATCTGAAATTTGTCATAGTTGTAGTTCTCCGCCAGGGTCTTGAATGTCTCCTTATCATCAAAGAAGTGCTTGAATACCCACAGCTTGCCTAGCTTAAATAGGGTGACCTTCTTATGCCTCTGGTGTATTCGACGACTCATTTTTGACCCTCCAATTTAAGGAAACGCCAGTTCGTTTTTGACCCCTCCCCAAAGAGGAAAGCCTTCCCTCTCCAAGTACTCTGAGAGGTGGGCGGTAAGGTGAAAACGATGGCAGATGTACGTAGAATCGTAGACCTGTACGAACTCCATAAGTCCTACAAAAAAGTAGCCCGCGAACTGAACATATCCCGGTACACTGTGAAAAAGCATCTTCATCAGGTCAAAGATGTGCAAGAAGGATTGTGCCCCTTTTCCAATTCCCCGTACTGCGCCCGCCGGTGGCCCGCTGACGAGATCGATCTGCGCCCTCGATGCAAGAGTTCAAGTTCTCGCAGGGCCCCTAAAAGGAGAGACCCATGAAAGTTGATGCTCATAGCCTTAAGCGCCGGTTGGGAATAGCCCTATTCATCCTCTCCTTTGTTTTCTATGGATTGCTGCTCCTCGTGCCGTTCATCACCATCTCCACAGAATCCAAGGTAGCATTCTCCGCCGCCATGGTGCTCCTGGGAGAGGGCTCATTCTGGCTCTCAGTCATCCTTCTCGGCCGCGAGGCCATAGAGAAGTATCGAAGGGTAAATTGGCGATCTCGTCTTTCCGGACTGCTGAAAAGAAATTAAACCCATCCATCCCAAATCCGCCTCTGCAGATCAGGCAGGGATCTTCTCAGCATCTCTCTTCTCCCACCGGCCATCTCTTGCCGGATCAGCTCCTTTGGGCATTGACCCCGCTCTTCAAGCAGGGTAGTGTGAGAACGGCATCATCAGGCAGCTTCAATTCAATTGGATTCAATTCAGACAGGCCCAATACAGCAACTTGATAAAAGAAGAGATCATAGAGGGGGCCAGAGGTGCCCAACCTGGCTCATAACATCGTTCCCGTCTTTGAGCTGACTGTTGCCTTGAGGCATATCATCTACCGAAAGAGAGGAACCATCCTCTCAGTCGCAGCCATAGCCTTAGCAGTATCCATCTCTCTTGTCTCCATCTTCATGATGGACGGCTTTCGGAATATGCTCTTTGATATAATAATTGAAGACCTGCCTCATGTCGTTGTCAGCCCCAAAGAGGGCGAGGAGTACATCTACCTCCATCACAGCCTCACCGACCGCATATGGGATATGCCGGGGGTGGTGGCAGTCTCCGCCAGCCTGGGGACCAGTGCCACCTTCACATATAAGGAGAATGTGGAGAATGTGGCCATGTCCGGGGTCAATCCAGAGGACTTTGAAAGGATCTACCATATCGGGGAGTATATGATCCAGGGAGAGCTCATATCCATACAGAGCGGCAAAAAGGTGATCCTGGGCAGGAAGCTGGCTGAGCGGCTGAAGGTCAAGATGGACCAGACCCTTTATGCCAGCTTCCCTGACGCCAGGGAGACCAGCCTGGTGGTCTCGGGGATCTTCGATCCGCCCATGGGCTGGCCTGAGGACCTGGCCCTGGTCTCCCTGGGCACCGCCAGGACCTTTCTGAATCAAGGGGACGTGGTATCCTCTGTGGACATAAAGCTGAAGGATGTCTACCAGGGGGATGCCATCGCCAGATCCCTGAGGGACCACGGATATAAGGCAGATAGCTGGCAGAAGCTCTACCCCGAGATCCTGGAGACCCTGGCCATAGAGAGCTTCGAGAACAATCTGATAATGCTGCTGATTCTGATCATCGCCTCATTCGGAGTGGGGAGCGTCATGTACCTGCTGGTCAATGAGAAGACCAGCGAGATCGGTATGCTGATGGCCATGGGAGCGAGAGGGCAGAGCATAATGAACATATTTCTGATCGAGAGCGGCCTGCTGGGGCTGATGGGCGGTGCGGCGGGCGCTGTTCTTGGACTGGCCCTCTCCCTTTACCTCAAGGGCCTGGAGTTCTCCATGGAGGCCCCAGGCGGGCAGACAGTCACCTTGCCGGTATTGATCAGCCCGAAGAGCTTCCTGGTGATAATAATAGCAGCAATAGCATTGAGCATCATCGCCGGCTCCTATCCTGCTTATAAAGCATCGCGGCTTGATCCCGCCCTGGCCATAAATGCATAAAAAAAAGGAAAAGAAAAAGGAAAAGAAAAAGGAAAAAAGGAAAAAGAACCCCATTGCTTGTATTGGGGATAGAGGATATTTATGCTCAGCTTAGGAATTGAATTGGATCCTGGATCCAAGTAGTACTATCTTTATGTGGCGGCGCCTCGCATGTCTTGCATGTCTTTCATGCCTTGCATGCCTTGCATGCTTCGCCTGCTTGCAGCGAGGTGAGCCACCGTCGTTTTCTCATCTGCTCGTCCATAAGATTTTTAGCCATTGATGCCATAAATCATCAGAGCAGGAGTGTGAAATCAGTGAGAAAGATGGCCTTGGAACTGAAGGGATGGTGGGCATTTGCCGCCATCGCTGCTCTCTTAATCCCTTCCGCGATGGGATTTCCTGGATTGAATTTGACCAAGAACTGCAGTACAATATCTGCCAATGTTGATGAGGTCATAGTCTACTCATTTGATCTCAAGAACAATGGCACAGAGAAGATCACCAATCCGATGATAATAGACGATCACCTGGGAGAGATTCCAGTCAATAAGAGCACGCTTGATATCGGTGAGAGCTGTGTGGTTCTCATATCCTATAAGGTTATGCAATCCGATCTTCCCGGCCCACTGGTCAATGTTGCGAGGGCCCGGGCAGAGTGGAAGGGCGGGGAGGTGGTCTCCAATAATGCCAGCTTCGCTGTCAGCCTGGGAATTGTCGGATATGAGAATCTGAGCAAGTACGGATACAGCATTCCCGAATCATTCCATATTTAAATAAAAAATATTTAATTTTTGCTTGGCGAGCATACCCTGATATTATTCAACTAAATACAACAAAATTATAGTAATTAGTTGTATTATATCTTGACATCCGATCTGAAAAATTATACTATTTCATCCCATTGACGGATGTAAATTTCATCTGTTTTATTTCTAATCTTAAGCACTAAGTTTATAATCTATGCTGGAGTACTATTTTTAATTATTAGACAGGTGGTGGATGGTCATGATGAATGCACAGTTAGAAAACAGTCTGGGTTTGGATGCTACAGGCAAGGCTCATAAAAAAGCGAGATCAATGGTTGTAGCAAGACTGTATATAATGTTTATTATCCTATCTCTTTCGATCTTTTGTATGGATGCTTCTGCTCTTCAAATAACGAAGAAAGGGAGCTCCAATCAGGCGGCTTTTGGAGATATTGTCGTCTATACCTACGAGGTCACCAATAACAATAGCTTCGAGCTGCATGATGTCCTTATTCACGATGATAGATTGGGAGAGATCTCCCTGGGGGATCTCGGCATTGGTGAGAAGAAGTCCCATACCATCAGCCATAGCATTATTGAGGAGGACTACCCAGGACCATTAAATAATAAAGCTTGGGCCACCGGCAAATCATCCAATGGGACTTCGGTTCGCTCCAATAACGCCTCCTGGGAGATCGCATTGGGCTTTGAGGGAAACCTGGTCGTCTCCAAGAAGTCAGATGTGGTCAACGTAAGGATAGGCGACAGCATAAATTATACCATTTCAATAAAGAACCCCAATGGCTTTGCATTGAAGAATATAAGTGTTCAGGACCTGATATACCATCCCGTCGGTATCGGGTTTGACGTCCCTCTCAATAAGACCTTTCTGCTTCCTGGAGAGTCAGCAGTGGGGACGCTCAAATACACTGTGACCCAGTATGATATCATTGGACCGCCCCGCGATGTCCCGGGCCTCTCTCCGGCGATGGTCACAGATCTAGCTAATGTCGTCGCATTTCCGCCCTGGTCGGATCCGGACGATCCCTACGCACATAAGGTCAGCAATGTCGCCACCAGAAATAATGCCATCCTTTATAATACTGACCAATCTCTGAGCAAGGCCGCCAGCCTTCGCGAAGGCGCCAAGGGCGACAGGGCCACCTTCAACATCACTGTGCAGAACACCGGAGATACTCTCATAAATAGATCGGAGCTAACAGACCTGCTGCCCGATGGCTTGATGTTCATCTCTTCTGTCCCACCCATCACATCCTCCACCATCAACTCCAATGGAAGCACCACCCTCTACTGGGGGAACCTCAGCCAGTCGTTCGGCACCATCCTGCATCCTGGAGAGAGCTTTGAGGTCAAGGTCACTTCCGAATTCACTGGAAGCAAATACGGCAAACTTACCAACCGTGTGAGCAGTGCAGTGTACAATCTGAGAAATGAACGTAAGATCTCTACATCTTCTGCTGATGTTTATGCAATGAAGCAGAACATCGCCGTGATCAAGAAGCCAGATATATCTATGGGTGCTCCGGATGCAGTGGTCAACTATACCCTGCAAGTGCAAAATACCGGAAACATCAGCCTGAATAATGTCTTTGTGAGCGACACTCTGCCCGAAGGAATGAGCTATGTATCCTCCTCTGGCGGAGGGAGCAATCTCGGCTCTCATGTCAACTGGTCTGACATCGGCCCCCTGGCAATAGGCTCTACTAAGCAGCTCTGGGTGCAGGCCCGCATCAACGGCCCTGTATCTCAGAGAAGGACTCTGACCAATCATGTCTATGTAGAGGGCAAACCCCAGTTCGGCTACAACATCAGCAACAGCACCTCGGCAGATGTGGAGGCCCTGGAGGCAAATATAACAATAACAAAGGGAGCTGATCCAGCCTTTGGCTCCCCGGGAACAATTGTGACATTCGCCCTGAATGTGACCAACAACGGCATAGCTCCTCTGCCTCACGTCACAGTGAGCGATCTCTTGCCCGCGGGAATGAGCTATCTCTCCTCCTCTCCCCCGGGGACAGCCCTGGGCCGGAATGTATCCTGGGCGGACATAGGTCCCCTGGGATCAGGGGAGAGCAAGCAGATCCGGGTCGCAGCCAAGATCGATGGCCCTGTATCAGGCATCAAGACCCTGACCAACTGGGTCGAGGTCTCGGGCAGCCCGGAGCATGGAGGCAATGTATCTGCCAGTGCCCTGGCAACAGTTCAGTCGGGCGAGGCCAAGGTCGATGTGATCAAACAAGCCGATCCCTCATTCGGCTCGCCGAGCACAAATGTGACATTCAGCCTGGATGTCACCAATAGCGGTGCT
Coding sequences within:
- a CDS encoding tetratricopeptide repeat protein, with the translated sequence MLKTCQDNDFNNCRSSTPAMSDYPLPRHQHLASGLLDEARTYLEELLRQDPDDSDLPYNLGLCNVDLGQLDWGIELLHRSLQLAPRTAYPWRSPTSGRATCRAPGSAPREP
- a CDS encoding tetratricopeptide repeat protein, with the protein product MNNWTVWEKHKTIVRGSFSILILSVITIFYFIFSIVYLYLFSTTIGDKLGFFSIFIGLLSIDIAIFSLIDTTKQLNGVQADYWNVRGIDAKNKSKTFRNQGKCDEAVEAYEEAIQAFDKVIALDPENVKSRINKGNAFSDQGKHYEAIQAHDKADLAYSKAIEFYDEALDIDPKNAKAWNNKGTVLRDKSKYNEAIQAYKEAIKLDPKLVLVLNNKGDALHHQGHYNEAIRDYEKAIELDPRYALTWNNKGKALFDQGKYDEAIQAYEKAIELDPKNTQWWFAKGHALEIQKRYEQALHAYDKAIEFDPQNLAAWNNKGNVFRENGKYIKAINAYNKALEINPQDAMVWTNKGWALCLWNKHTLAIEYFDKAIKIDQNYALAWRNKGSALEELGRYEEAIYCYEAAIRLDKNDVQSWNSKGNAFFSRGKYIDALAAYDKAIEFDQKNANIWFNKGNALAILGRLVDALKCYNLANGLDPNFALAWYNKGIALHELGRHKEAQNAINKAKELGFEDF
- a CDS encoding sigma factor-like helix-turn-helix DNA-binding protein, which produces MADVRRIVDLYELHKSYKKVARELNISRYTVKKHLHQVKDVQEGLCPFSNSPYCARRWPADEIDLRPRCKSSSSRRAPKRRDP
- a CDS encoding transporter suffix domain-containing protein, with the protein product MKVDAHSLKRRLGIALFILSFVFYGLLLLVPFITISTESKVAFSAAMVLLGEGSFWLSVILLGREAIEKYRRVNWRSRLSGLLKRN
- a CDS encoding FtsX-like permease family protein; the encoded protein is MPNLAHNIVPVFELTVALRHIIYRKRGTILSVAAIALAVSISLVSIFMMDGFRNMLFDIIIEDLPHVVVSPKEGEEYIYLHHSLTDRIWDMPGVVAVSASLGTSATFTYKENVENVAMSGVNPEDFERIYHIGEYMIQGELISIQSGKKVILGRKLAERLKVKMDQTLYASFPDARETSLVVSGIFDPPMGWPEDLALVSLGTARTFLNQGDVVSSVDIKLKDVYQGDAIARSLRDHGYKADSWQKLYPEILETLAIESFENNLIMLLILIIASFGVGSVMYLLVNEKTSEIGMLMAMGARGQSIMNIFLIESGLLGLMGGAAGAVLGLALSLYLKGLEFSMEAPGGQTVTLPVLISPKSFLVIIIAAIALSIIAGSYPAYKASRLDPALAINA